The genomic region attcATTGAGTACATATGAAAGAATATGATAGTTATTAACCTATTTGAGAATTAATGCAACTTGtacttacacacacacacacacacacacacacacacatagatatatatataagtctttGATCACTTGTGAACATCATATTTGTTATAgtataaaagatgaaggaaATGCATTTGATTGGCAAAAACTCCGTAAAATGGTGGTAATACTGATCCAATCATCATCATGATTATTAATCTCAAAGTCATACTTAGAATAAcattcctcctcctcctccgaaGGAGGATGTAGCAGAGGTGGTAGTGGAGGAGGTGGCGGAGCTGATAGTGTAGGAGGTGGCAGAGatggtggtggaggaggtggAGAAGGCATAGTAGGAAACTCATAGTAAAAATTAGTTTCAGCTCTATTGATACCACTAAAGATAATTGATGATATGTCATAAGCCAATGTTGTTTCCTCTGTTGTATCAAATGTACCTATCCAATGTCTTTTTCTAGTATGAGGGTTTGTAATCTCTGCTACATAACGTCCCGAAGGTCTCCTTCGTACTCCTAAGTACCCCGTTGATCCTCTAGATCGTCTTCTTCGGTGACGGGGTAGGTTGATGCATTGTAAGTCAGGTATGTCCATAGATATGCAATGTTAATTGTTGCAAGATTGTTTTGAATcttatctctctatatatagttttatgcaatcatatatgtatatatatatatatagtgtggaaaacaattaaattagggttttctagaGTAATGTAGGTGTTGTTAGGTTGCTATACAATAACTACAGTGGAtgtctttaaatttgaaatcGGTGGTCGTACTTAGATTACgaatcctcatatatatatatatatatatgtatctaagCAAAGATCTCTTGTCAATTATTTTATACTGTTAGAAACAGCTAGACATAGCTAGTAGTAGATAGAGTGAGGAAGATATattggatatattttttatactttaatatgctatatatttctaaatataatgctacacaaaatatttctatattatttgtCTTACagaaatcttatgtttttttttaaatttctttcccCTGTATAAGGTGTGAAAATTcaaagataaatcacacaaaatcTACATTACAGATTATAAAGTTGAATGAATTTCACATAAATGTACGATTCTAGCAGATAAGGGTCAACAATTGTGGCTTAATTATACTTTTATGGAAGGAAAAAAACTTAGGACATTAATATGTTATcataatatgtatataatgaTATGGATTTTTTAGTAGCAAGGGAAAACAAAATCTAAGTAAAAATCTCTTGTCAGTTATGTTACAAAGCTAGAGGCAGCTTGACATAGCTACATATGAAGCAGAAAGGGAACATTATTCAAGCGGCGGGATCGGTGGCACACTTAAGAACGTAGGGTGTGGAGGTGGCAGTGTCATTGAGGggtagggttagggttagggttaaaaaaaaatcatcgatAAAACTTTCTTGAATTGATGGTACACTGATCCGCAGGAATAGAGAAACAacagagtgagagagagatatTAGAGATTTTTTAATAACCATTAAtgtaacatttttttcttttatcaattattGTTTATGCTTTAATATGCTATACATTTCTAAATATAATGCTACATAGaagatttctatattatttgCCTTACagaaatcttatattttttccccAGTATAAGAGTGTGAAAAGTcaaagataaatcacacaaaatcTACTTTACAGGTTGTAAAGTTCAATGAATTTCACATAAATGTACGATTCTAGCAGAGAAGGGTCAACAATTGTGGCTTAATTATACTCTCATGCAAAGCCTGCCCATATTTACTTAGGACATTAATATGTTTATGATCTAGATTTTTTTGTTAGCAAGGAAAAACAAACTCTAAGTAAAAATCTCTTGTCAATTATGTTACAAAGTTAGAGACAGCTAAAAACAGCTACATATGAAGCAGAAGGGGAACATTATTCAAGCGGTGGAATTGATAGCACACTTGAGATTttggggatatatatatatatgtactgtattatatggttttgatttgaaaaatgcaTGTATATAAACCGTGATGgtttgatgaagagatgatgaagataGAAGAAATGACAGAAGAGAGAGAGCATTGTTAATCAACAATGGTGAAATAATCATTCATGTTGTCTTAATTGTGCTCTCTGCTCTATctatcatcattattatatattttttccttctctgtctctctttctctctaacactctatctcttctttttttaggtttcattctctatatatttctattaaactTTAGTATATAGTTCATACAATTTACAAACTACATACTAAGAAATTAATAGACAAATGCGTCCAATGAGTAAAGTCTAGAACAAACTCAATATATACATTGTTGATTTGTCATAAATTAGTAAAAAAGCATCGAATGAAAGAATTTCCATGTTGTTCAGCTCAGACAACAAACATGCATCATATTAAGCAAAGAGATCATTTGCAAAGCTTTATTATCTCATgctcaaatattttaaacaaaaaaaaacacactttaAAGTTTTATCTCCATTGTTGAAGTTATTGAGATTATTAAAAACATGCATCACAGTCATATAGACAAACATAGCATAATATAATTCTTTTACCTTCATCTAACTGAAGGATAAAATAATATCAGTAATTATTTTGAGTTTCTCAAAGTTTTTGATAGTAATATTGTAATAGATATTACCTGATTTTCTGGCTTGTAGGAAAAGTAGTTATCTTTTTTACATGGATCAGAAAATGTTGTTCCGTCTCATCGGTTTTCTCATAAGCAAGTGTTTATGTTTATGCATGTTATCCATCTTTGTgatttttcttctcttggctaggtgtgtttctttgtttctttgctgTTGGGGCTTCCATGCTTAGATCTGAAGGACCTTCAATCTTTGATGACGATTCTAGTAGTTCACTTACTTTATGCTTGTTGTttgtttcatcaattttttatgCGGATTGCTCAGTTGGTTCTTCTATTGCTAGTTGTACAGGTTTTTTCCCCTTCGAACTTTCTCCATGTAAAATAATAGGCTTTGCATCGTAAATTCTGTAGGTAAGCACATCATCTTTAATTGCTTGTTGTGAGAGACCAACAGTTAAACTAAATTTCTTATCAATGATACTATGAATTTCTTTAGTCACTTTTGTTTTTGAGATATTTTATGTTGCCAATAACAAATCAAGCTTTATGTTCATCATTGATTCTGCATGTTTATCAAAGGCGGTTATTCCCATTTCTCCAGTTTCATCTCTCACA from Dioscorea cayenensis subsp. rotundata cultivar TDr96_F1 unplaced genomic scaffold, TDr96_F1_v2_PseudoChromosome.rev07_lg8_w22 25.fasta BLBR01000827.1, whole genome shotgun sequence harbors:
- the LOC120255081 gene encoding ethylene-responsive transcription factor LEP-like, with amino-acid sequence MDIPDLQCINLPRHRRRRSRGSTGYLGVRRRPSGRYVAEITNPHTRKRHWIGTFDTTEETTLAYDISSIIFSGINRAETNFYYEFPTMPSPPPPPPSLPPPTLSAPPPPPLPPLLHPPSEEEEECYSKYDFEINNHDDDWI